In the Bacteroidales bacterium genome, one interval contains:
- a CDS encoding GxxExxY protein: MEDNKVTEKILNCAFKVHTNLGPGLLESSYKECLFYEIKKAGLLVEKEKPLPLIYEEVFLECGYRVDLLVENKVVVEIKSVEQLNDVHTAQVLTYLKLSECRIGLLFNFNVVKLKDGIKRLIHGY; the protein is encoded by the coding sequence ATGGAAGACAATAAGGTTACTGAAAAGATATTGAACTGCGCCTTTAAAGTTCATACTAATTTAGGCCCAGGATTATTGGAGTCTTCTTACAAAGAATGTTTATTTTATGAAATAAAAAAAGCAGGTTTACTTGTAGAAAAAGAAAAGCCACTCCCGTTGATTTACGAAGAAGTATTTCTAGAATGTGGTTATAGAGTTGATTTACTTGTAGAAAATAAAGTGGTTGTTGAAATTAAATCAGTTGAACAACTAAATGATGTCCATACGGCACAAGTACTCACATATTTAAAACTTTCTGAATGCCGGATTGGTTTATTATTTAATTTTAACGTAGTAAAACTAAAAGACGGAATTAAAAGGTTAATCCATGGATATTAA
- the pepT gene encoding peptidase T: MKEKVLERFLKYIKIDTQSDENSQTTPSTQKQFDLAHVLKKELEDLGLKDISLDEKCYLMATLPANTDKKIPSIGFIAHMDTSPDMPGKVDKPNFVYDYKGDDIVIHKEKKLVLSTQEFPELNEYIGKTLITTDGTTLLGADDKAGIAEIMTAVEYLVKNPQIKHGTIKVGFTPDEEIGRGVDHFDVKKFNADFAYTLDGGGIGELEYENFNAAGAKVFVQGRNIHPGYAKDKMINAMLVAMEFNAMLPPNQRPEHTQDYDGFFHIVKMEGTVENAMLQYIIRDHDKTKFENKKRFFTDCVEFMKTRYGADVLRLEMKDQYFNMKEQVLPVFHVVETAKKAMEELEIIPKVVPIRGGTDGARLSYMGLPCPNIFAGGHNFHGKFEYVAVESMVKATEVILKIVELYSKNKA, translated from the coding sequence ATGAAAGAAAAAGTATTAGAACGGTTTTTAAAATACATAAAAATCGATACTCAGTCTGATGAAAATTCACAAACAACACCCAGCACACAAAAGCAATTTGACCTTGCCCATGTGCTAAAAAAAGAATTGGAAGACCTTGGTTTGAAGGATATTTCCCTGGATGAGAAATGCTACCTGATGGCAACACTTCCGGCAAATACGGATAAAAAAATTCCCTCCATCGGGTTCATTGCCCACATGGACACCAGCCCCGATATGCCAGGCAAGGTTGACAAACCGAATTTCGTGTATGATTACAAAGGAGATGATATTGTCATCCATAAAGAAAAAAAACTGGTGCTCAGCACTCAGGAGTTTCCGGAATTAAATGAATACATTGGGAAAACCCTGATAACGACCGATGGCACAACACTACTTGGCGCTGATGACAAAGCGGGCATTGCAGAGATTATGACGGCGGTGGAATATCTTGTCAAAAACCCGCAAATCAAGCACGGCACTATTAAAGTCGGCTTCACTCCTGATGAAGAGATTGGCCGCGGTGTTGACCACTTTGACGTGAAAAAATTCAATGCTGACTTTGCTTATACTCTTGATGGAGGAGGCATAGGAGAACTGGAATATGAAAATTTCAACGCTGCCGGAGCTAAAGTTTTTGTCCAGGGACGTAACATACATCCGGGTTATGCCAAGGATAAAATGATCAATGCCATGCTGGTAGCCATGGAGTTTAATGCCATGCTGCCACCTAACCAGAGGCCGGAACACACACAGGATTACGACGGGTTTTTTCATATAGTGAAAATGGAAGGCACCGTGGAAAATGCCATGCTGCAATACATCATCCGCGACCATGATAAAACAAAGTTCGAGAACAAGAAAAGGTTCTTCACAGATTGTGTTGAGTTTATGAAAACCCGTTACGGGGCTGATGTTCTGAGACTAGAAATGAAAGACCAGTATTTCAATATGAAAGAACAGGTGCTGCCCGTTTTTCATGTGGTGGAAACTGCAAAAAAAGCAATGGAAGAATTGGAAATTATCCCTAAAGTAGTTCCTATCCGTGGCGGTACCGATGGCGCACGCCTTTCATACATGGGATTACCCTGCCCTAATATTTTTGCCGGCGGACATAACTTCCACGGAAAATTTGAATATGTCGCTGTGGAATCCATGGTGAAAGCTACAGAAGTGATTCTGAAAATCGTTGAATTGTATTCAAAAAATAAGGCATAA
- a CDS encoding MBL fold metallo-hydrolase: protein MNFIKPDNLIGEITIIGTGGGYGESCVIHLGNQKWVVVDSCIDPNNHKSLPLQYLESINVNTNKDVILIVCTHWDDDHILGISQLLENCATSDFSFAKANDKVKFLRMVSLDYLKILKDATSSSTKEFNKCIEIIEDRKSKLKLSYPDRILATVSVNDFVNQVISLSPSDTAIQQFDLEISNLITEYGQSNRHIVQLSPNFNSVALFVKLGSHRAILGADLEVSATNSKIGWDDILNNSQSVDKKAAFFKIPHHGSQNAYHEKLWDDMLSNSTKSGLTPWNRGQKLPTLKMQEIYKNKSDELFITSNFSKGNPKKRDKATLKMMRDLNIELEEVPYKHGIIRARVNMANDTNWQIEIFGTATKL, encoded by the coding sequence ATGAATTTTATTAAGCCTGATAATTTAATTGGCGAAATAACCATAATTGGTACTGGGGGAGGGTATGGTGAAAGTTGTGTTATTCATTTGGGTAATCAGAAATGGGTAGTCGTTGATTCTTGTATTGATCCAAATAACCACAAATCTTTACCACTTCAATACTTAGAAAGCATTAATGTGAATACAAATAAAGATGTAATTCTCATTGTTTGTACACACTGGGATGATGACCATATTTTAGGAATTTCTCAACTATTGGAAAATTGTGCTACATCTGATTTTTCATTTGCAAAAGCTAATGATAAAGTTAAGTTTTTAAGAATGGTATCATTGGATTATTTAAAAATATTAAAAGACGCTACTTCATCAAGCACTAAAGAGTTTAATAAATGTATTGAAATAATAGAAGATCGTAAATCGAAACTTAAACTTTCATATCCAGATAGAATATTAGCAACAGTTTCAGTTAACGATTTTGTTAACCAAGTTATTTCTCTTTCACCATCTGATACAGCAATTCAACAATTTGATTTAGAAATATCAAATTTGATTACAGAATATGGTCAATCTAATCGACATATTGTTCAACTTTCACCAAATTTTAATAGCGTTGCGTTATTTGTAAAGCTTGGTAGTCACAGAGCAATACTTGGCGCTGATCTTGAAGTGTCGGCCACAAACAGTAAAATAGGGTGGGATGATATTTTGAATAATAGTCAATCAGTTGATAAAAAAGCGGCTTTTTTTAAAATACCTCATCATGGCTCTCAAAATGCATATCACGAAAAATTATGGGATGATATGTTGTCTAATTCCACAAAATCTGGCCTAACCCCTTGGAATAGGGGTCAAAAGTTACCGACATTAAAAATGCAAGAAATTTATAAAAATAAATCTGACGAACTTTTTATTACTTCAAATTTCAGCAAAGGAAATCCAAAAAAGAGGGATAAAGCAACTCTAAAAATGATGCGTGATTTAAATATTGAACTTGAGGAAGTCCCTTATAAGCATGGTATTATTCGAGCAAGAGTTAATATGGCAAATGACACCAATTGGCAAATTGAGATTTTTGGAACAGCAACTAAACTTTGA
- a CDS encoding Omp28-related outer membrane protein, producing MLINLAFTFASACYSQTLTDTLPHSKNAVLEVFTAVRCSFCPAGHRLLDSIIGENPGRIIPVSMHPYTVGSSLTTPYSGSPDLRRIYIDAFFTIPFVHESMRFFPGAFINRRTWQPAIREQSTDKWRQFTDTILNESSPLNIGIGAVYNPASSLLSIDVEVYFTDTVNETCTLYVMLTEDSIVAEQKNGGVNYIHNHVFREALTAQWGDTLCTQANKDSLFLKNFVFDNSTSQYLIQNSNIVAYLRNAANEKIITGAIITANNIIVSANKTDIKQRILLYPNPSKNHVFVDLQCEGSQAESQDVKIYDITGKLCLSQRFAAKELIFIDLHELKQGLYLVKVNTGNNVYFSKLVKD from the coding sequence ATGCTGATTAACCTGGCTTTTACGTTTGCATCAGCATGTTATTCACAAACACTAACCGACACTTTACCACATAGCAAAAATGCTGTTCTTGAAGTATTTACTGCCGTCAGATGCTCTTTCTGCCCGGCAGGACACAGGCTTCTGGATAGCATTATCGGGGAAAATCCCGGAAGAATTATTCCCGTGTCTATGCATCCATACACTGTGGGCAGTTCTTTAACGACGCCTTACAGTGGCAGCCCCGACCTGCGAAGGATTTATATTGATGCGTTTTTTACCATACCTTTTGTTCATGAGTCTATGCGTTTTTTCCCCGGCGCTTTTATCAACCGCCGTACATGGCAACCTGCAATACGTGAACAATCCACTGATAAATGGCGGCAATTTACCGATACCATATTAAATGAAAGTTCTCCACTTAATATTGGCATCGGGGCAGTGTATAATCCGGCATCTTCGCTCCTGAGCATTGACGTTGAAGTGTACTTTACCGATACGGTAAATGAAACATGTACTTTATATGTAATGCTGACAGAAGATAGCATTGTTGCCGAACAAAAAAACGGAGGCGTAAATTATATTCACAATCATGTGTTTCGTGAAGCGCTTACGGCACAATGGGGAGACACCTTATGCACACAGGCAAATAAAGATTCGTTGTTTTTAAAAAATTTTGTTTTTGATAATTCAACAAGTCAGTACCTGATTCAGAATTCGAATATTGTTGCTTACCTGAGAAATGCTGCTAATGAAAAAATAATCACCGGAGCAATAATTACCGCCAATAATATCATTGTCTCAGCAAATAAAACAGATATTAAACAAAGAATATTGTTGTATCCAAATCCATCGAAGAACCATGTTTTTGTTGATTTACAATGTGAAGGCAGTCAGGCAGAAAGCCAGGATGTAAAAATATACGATATCACAGGCAAGTTGTGTTTATCCCAAAGATTTGCAGCAAAAGAGTTGATATTTATTGACTTGCATGAATTGAAACAAGGACTTTACCTTGTTAAAGTAAATACAGGGAATAATGTTTATTTCAGTAAACTTGTAAAAGATTAG
- a CDS encoding YdcF family protein has product MKKEDKPAPKINSDIFKLRLHLLDFAFILLGLSFMPCTRRKYFVRAQKQKYDILIVPGIPYDGKQWNFIMKGRVYWAKYLFDKGMVKNIMFSGSAVHTPWFEGKIMALYAKAIGIPETNIFTEDDAEHSTENIFFSYKKAREMGFAKIAFASDPIQSKALRRFIKQKVSAEIALIPMVYNYLREIDSEMFDPQIYTVSALAQNFVPLRERERFQKRFNGTLGKNIHKKNQIETNN; this is encoded by the coding sequence ATGAAGAAGGAAGATAAACCCGCTCCTAAGATAAATTCGGATATTTTTAAACTACGGCTGCACCTGCTTGATTTTGCATTTATTTTACTGGGGTTATCGTTTATGCCTTGCACCCGGAGAAAATATTTTGTTAGGGCACAAAAACAAAAATATGATATCCTTATAGTCCCCGGCATTCCATATGATGGAAAACAATGGAATTTTATCATGAAAGGCAGGGTGTACTGGGCAAAATACCTTTTCGATAAAGGGATGGTAAAAAATATAATGTTCTCTGGCAGTGCGGTTCATACACCCTGGTTTGAAGGTAAAATTATGGCGCTGTATGCAAAAGCAATAGGTATTCCTGAAACAAATATCTTTACAGAGGATGACGCAGAGCATAGCACCGAAAACATATTTTTTTCTTATAAAAAAGCCCGTGAAATGGGCTTTGCGAAAATTGCATTTGCCTCCGACCCCATACAAAGCAAGGCATTGAGGCGTTTTATTAAGCAAAAAGTCAGCGCTGAAATTGCTTTGATACCAATGGTTTATAATTATCTAAGAGAAATAGATTCAGAAATGTTTGACCCTCAAATTTATACAGTAAGTGCGCTGGCACAAAACTTTGTTCCATTAAGAGAGCGCGAAAGGTTTCAAAAGAGATTTAATGGTACTCTGGGAAAAAACATTCACAAAAAAAATCAGATAGAAACCAATAACTAA
- a CDS encoding isoprenylcysteine carboxylmethyltransferase family protein, giving the protein MALQEELESQGNFLFRYRGTLPLIILAVGLIVFALDIYQNRWLEKTWLVQNVNFIAIAICMLGVFIRAYTVGYTPANTSGRNTVGQLADELNTTGIYSTVRHPLYVGNFFMWLGVAVITMNFWFIIAFVLFYWIYYERIMFAEEQFLRGKFGETYQVWAKKTPAFIPSFTAWQKPKMSFSWRKVLKKEKNGFFAVFLVILIFETVRDFIEKKIYIIDELWLIICVVVSGLLYLVLKIIKKNTRWLDEEGR; this is encoded by the coding sequence ATGGCATTACAGGAAGAATTGGAATCGCAGGGAAATTTCCTGTTCCGTTACCGCGGCACACTGCCACTAATAATTCTTGCAGTCGGACTCATTGTCTTTGCTCTGGACATATACCAGAACAGATGGCTTGAAAAAACCTGGCTCGTGCAAAATGTAAATTTTATTGCCATAGCAATATGCATGCTCGGGGTTTTTATCAGGGCATATACTGTTGGCTATACACCAGCAAACACTTCAGGAAGAAACACTGTCGGGCAGCTTGCCGATGAACTGAACACCACCGGTATCTACTCAACAGTGAGGCATCCGCTCTATGTTGGCAACTTTTTTATGTGGCTGGGTGTGGCGGTGATCACGATGAATTTCTGGTTTATCATTGCTTTTGTGTTGTTCTATTGGATTTATTACGAACGCATCATGTTTGCTGAAGAGCAGTTTCTGCGCGGAAAATTTGGAGAAACATACCAGGTATGGGCAAAGAAAACACCGGCATTTATTCCTTCATTCACCGCCTGGCAGAAACCAAAGATGAGCTTCAGCTGGAGAAAAGTGCTGAAAAAAGAGAAAAATGGATTCTTCGCTGTTTTTCTTGTGATATTAATTTTTGAAACAGTAAGAGATTTTATTGAAAAGAAAATATATATCATTGATGAGCTTTGGCTTATCATCTGTGTTGTTGTTTCCGGACTGCTTTATCTTGTCCTGAAAATAATTAAAAAGAATACCCGTTGGCTGGATGAAGAAGGAAGATAA